A window of Longispora fulva contains these coding sequences:
- a CDS encoding outer membrane protein assembly factor BamB family protein, which yields MGFIDLGEITGTDPEPATASLWERWRRRAMVFGVAAVTLLACGAAETVREPPLHEVFSVPSTSHGRSDQQLVIDGDTLFRVYREGPTTYLARYDLAHHGRLAWRVQVDASVVGSLLLEGRWLLVQRYPGGPQGASVLTPTTMVFDAGTGAALWSTPGFLFARLGEDKGLFSQGTVLVGIDLASGRELWRRPQPEGGAALVGGSTPVAPWRIALTEGSTLRIVDLETGAVLRSREVGGDQGGAERFGGLFATPDALVLRRGPMYATYDPDTLEQLWTWSAPTVAWAMPCGRLLCEMTGPEVVAVDVRTGERRWSTPAEGLYIVGSILGGPRADGIRLVDATTGRKLLDLGRWVPLPGPRGPADRIAVSGIFAGDDWVGVADVPTGRIRSLGNLPGAGDERCVASDKYLVCTLISEKLTGWSF from the coding sequence ATGGGGTTCATTGACCTGGGCGAGATCACCGGCACGGACCCGGAGCCGGCCACCGCGTCGCTGTGGGAGCGGTGGCGTCGCCGGGCCATGGTGTTCGGCGTCGCGGCCGTCACGCTACTGGCCTGCGGGGCGGCCGAGACGGTCCGGGAGCCCCCGCTGCACGAGGTGTTCTCCGTGCCGTCCACGTCGCACGGCCGCAGCGACCAGCAGTTGGTGATCGACGGCGACACCCTGTTCCGGGTGTACCGCGAGGGTCCCACCACCTACCTGGCCCGCTACGACCTGGCCCACCATGGCCGGCTGGCGTGGCGGGTGCAGGTCGACGCCAGCGTGGTGGGCTCGCTGCTGTTGGAGGGCCGGTGGCTGCTCGTCCAGCGGTATCCGGGTGGGCCGCAGGGGGCTTCGGTCCTGACTCCCACGACGATGGTGTTCGACGCCGGTACCGGGGCCGCGCTGTGGTCCACCCCGGGTTTCCTGTTCGCGCGGCTCGGCGAGGACAAGGGACTGTTCAGCCAGGGCACCGTCCTGGTCGGGATCGACCTGGCCTCGGGTCGCGAGCTGTGGCGCCGGCCGCAGCCGGAGGGCGGGGCGGCCCTGGTCGGCGGGTCGACCCCGGTGGCGCCGTGGCGGATCGCGCTGACCGAGGGCAGTACCCTGCGGATCGTCGATCTGGAGACCGGCGCGGTGCTCCGCAGCCGTGAGGTCGGCGGGGATCAGGGCGGCGCGGAGCGGTTCGGCGGCCTGTTCGCCACGCCGGACGCGCTCGTGCTGCGCCGGGGCCCGATGTACGCCACCTACGACCCGGACACCCTCGAACAGCTGTGGACGTGGAGTGCCCCGACGGTCGCGTGGGCGATGCCGTGCGGCCGGTTGCTGTGCGAGATGACCGGCCCGGAGGTGGTGGCCGTGGACGTCCGGACCGGGGAGCGCCGCTGGTCCACGCCCGCCGAGGGCCTGTACATCGTCGGATCGATCCTGGGCGGCCCCCGTGCCGACGGGATCAGGCTGGTCGACGCCACGACCGGGCGCAAGCTCCTCGACCTGGGCCGGTGGGTGCCCCTGCCCGGCCCCAGAGGCCCGGCGGACCGGATCGCGGTGAGCGGGATCTTCGCGGGGGACGACTGGGTGGGCGTCGCCGACGTGCCGACCGGCCGGATCCGCTCGCTGGGGAACCTGCCGGGCGCGGGGGACGAACGATGCGTGGCCAGCGACAAGTACCTGGTATGCACGCTAATCAGCGAAAAGCTGACGGGATGGTCCTTCTAG
- a CDS encoding DddA-like double-stranded DNA deaminase toxin: protein MRSVPARSAEIVPHVGRGSAIGRLYDRFGQPLTGLFGPVGDGPATGGAGLKEPYDSYGSMTGHVEGHAAAIMRRDGVREATLYINMRPCLGARGCAENLRAVLPAGTRLVVHQVFADGSTKVFNYPGTGDGLEGAP, encoded by the coding sequence GTGCGGTCGGTTCCGGCCCGCTCTGCTGAGATCGTGCCGCATGTCGGTCGGGGGTCGGCGATCGGCAGGCTCTATGACCGGTTCGGTCAGCCGCTCACAGGATTGTTCGGCCCCGTTGGCGACGGACCCGCCACGGGCGGAGCCGGGCTCAAGGAGCCTTATGACTCGTATGGGTCGATGACCGGGCACGTCGAGGGGCACGCGGCCGCGATCATGCGGCGTGACGGCGTGCGGGAGGCCACCTTGTACATCAATATGCGGCCGTGCCTCGGTGCGCGGGGCTGCGCGGAAAACCTTCGAGCGGTCCTTCCGGCCGGCACGCGGCTCGTCGTTCACCAGGTCTTCGCGGACGGCAGCACGAAGGTCTTCAACTACCCTGGCACCGGAGACGGACTGGAAGGGGCACCATGA
- a CDS encoding class II fructose-bisphosphate aldolase, with protein sequence MLTPTAELVVPGRGVGAFNVITVEHAEAIVAGAEAAGQPVILQISQNAVLFHHNRLAPIAAAAREVARASSVPVALHLDHVEDMALVEQAPEHGFGSVMYDGSKLDFAANVAETRKAVEFCHAHGLWLESELGEVGGKDGAHAPGVRTDPAEAVAFVRDTGVDALAVAVGSSHAMTSRDAALDLELIGRLREAVPVPLVLHGSSGVPDGELTAAVRAGMTKINIGTALNIAFTGAVRDYLGANPKAVDPRKYVAPGRDAMAATVEHFLRVLAA encoded by the coding sequence ATGCTGACCCCCACCGCAGAGCTCGTCGTCCCCGGCCGGGGCGTGGGCGCGTTCAACGTGATCACCGTGGAGCACGCCGAGGCCATCGTCGCCGGCGCCGAAGCCGCCGGCCAGCCGGTGATCCTGCAGATCAGCCAGAACGCCGTGCTCTTCCACCACAACCGGCTCGCCCCGATCGCCGCGGCGGCCCGGGAGGTGGCCCGCGCCTCGTCGGTGCCGGTGGCGCTGCACCTCGACCACGTCGAGGACATGGCCCTCGTCGAGCAGGCCCCGGAGCACGGTTTCGGCTCCGTGATGTACGACGGCTCCAAGCTCGACTTCGCCGCCAACGTGGCCGAGACCCGCAAGGCCGTCGAGTTCTGCCACGCGCACGGCCTGTGGCTGGAGAGCGAGCTGGGCGAGGTCGGCGGCAAGGACGGCGCGCACGCCCCCGGGGTGCGGACCGATCCAGCGGAGGCCGTGGCGTTCGTCCGGGACACCGGGGTGGACGCGCTGGCCGTGGCCGTGGGTTCCTCGCACGCGATGACGTCCCGGGATGCGGCGCTGGACCTGGAGCTGATCGGGCGGCTGCGCGAGGCCGTGCCGGTGCCGCTGGTGCTGCACGGGTCCTCCGGCGTGCCGGACGGGGAGCTGACGGCGGCGGTGCGCGCCGGCATGACCAAGATCAATATTGGTACGGCGCTGAACATCGCCTTCACCGGGGCGGTGCGCGACTACCTCGGCGCGAACCCGAAGGCCGTGGACCCGCGCAAGTACGTGGCCCCCGGCCGCGACGCGATGGCCGCCACCGTGGAGCACTTCCTCCGGGTGCTGGCCGCCTGA
- a CDS encoding helix-turn-helix domain-containing protein, giving the protein METLSSAGGEVVSRAADAVPNIALYNLRDAAGQTQQDVADALNALGATIQRRGIAVSANQVSRWERGITHPSGIHRQLLAEHFGVSLAELGLARPRVIGGAAAGTSETASFGFDTHLAEHVTEPQVARSQSDWRAVRARLNLRRGHIARAAALLYDQEFRLGSTGLIAHPSWLLAAPKELNEIRIGYEDRGQPPVDGTEEVNSRARPLVGVGRRYQRYSQAVRDLDHPRLFENRLAWRLLDVNWDHPVAALTFGPSTYFEGFDVAESLAHEMASQHVVEGSDNLRPTSWRGLPFRRELADPFDLSRRPTTSSTDTLTLRVDRDGATFVLHSRAANRVAIAGGTLHIMPAGVFQPSSIVPTAQHSDFDLWRNIMREYSEEFLGNAEHGGDGQPADYAAEPLSSFAQARNAGGIRVYCLGIALDALTLWGEILTVAVYDGQVYDRLFADMVDANDEGTVVTTGSAHPTPALPFTRHVIDELLNSGRLAPAAAGCLELAWQHRSTILERKRT; this is encoded by the coding sequence GTGGAGACACTGTCGAGCGCGGGAGGCGAAGTGGTGTCGCGAGCAGCGGACGCGGTCCCCAACATCGCTCTGTACAACCTGCGGGACGCGGCCGGCCAGACCCAGCAGGACGTCGCCGACGCGCTCAACGCACTGGGTGCCACCATCCAACGCCGTGGAATCGCCGTGTCAGCGAATCAGGTCAGCCGCTGGGAGCGGGGAATCACCCACCCGTCCGGTATCCACAGACAGCTGCTGGCGGAGCACTTCGGCGTGTCCTTGGCAGAGCTCGGGCTCGCCAGGCCGCGGGTCATAGGGGGCGCCGCCGCCGGTACCAGTGAGACCGCATCTTTCGGGTTCGACACACACCTCGCGGAGCACGTAACAGAGCCGCAGGTGGCGCGTAGCCAGTCTGATTGGCGCGCTGTCCGTGCTCGGCTGAACCTCCGCCGCGGGCACATCGCCCGAGCGGCGGCCTTGCTCTATGACCAGGAGTTTCGGCTGGGCAGCACTGGCCTCATCGCGCATCCGTCCTGGTTGCTCGCGGCTCCGAAAGAACTCAACGAGATCCGCATCGGCTACGAAGACCGGGGACAGCCCCCGGTTGATGGCACCGAGGAAGTGAACTCGAGGGCAAGGCCGCTCGTGGGCGTTGGCCGTCGCTATCAGCGCTACAGCCAGGCTGTGCGCGATCTGGACCATCCACGGCTCTTCGAGAACCGCCTGGCATGGCGTCTGCTGGACGTCAACTGGGACCACCCGGTTGCGGCGCTGACTTTCGGCCCCAGCACCTATTTCGAAGGATTCGACGTCGCGGAGTCTCTCGCCCACGAGATGGCCTCCCAGCACGTTGTCGAAGGAAGCGATAATCTCCGGCCCACGAGCTGGCGGGGGCTGCCCTTTCGCCGGGAACTGGCTGATCCCTTCGATCTGTCCCGGCGTCCGACAACGTCATCCACGGACACGCTGACTCTGCGTGTCGACCGGGATGGTGCGACCTTCGTCCTGCACAGTCGGGCCGCCAATCGAGTGGCTATCGCGGGCGGCACGCTGCACATCATGCCGGCGGGAGTCTTCCAGCCGTCGAGCATCGTGCCGACCGCCCAGCACTCGGACTTCGATCTCTGGCGCAACATCATGCGGGAGTACAGCGAGGAGTTTCTGGGCAACGCGGAGCACGGTGGCGACGGACAACCAGCGGACTACGCAGCTGAGCCGCTCTCATCCTTCGCCCAAGCCAGAAACGCGGGCGGAATCCGCGTCTATTGCCTCGGCATCGCCCTCGACGCGCTCACGCTCTGGGGTGAGATCCTGACCGTCGCCGTCTATGACGGACAGGTTTACGACCGCCTCTTCGCCGACATGGTCGACGCGAACGACGAGGGCACCGTAGTCACGACGGGCTCCGCTCATCCCACACCGGCACTCCCTTTCACCCGTCATGTCATCGATGAGCTGCTCAATAGTGGCCGTCTCGCGCCGGCGGCAGCAGGGTGCCTGGAGTTGGCATGGCAACACCGCTCGACGATCCTCGAAAGGAAACGCACGTGA
- a CDS encoding trypsin-like serine peptidase, which produces MAVLMGVAMVIVAGGVAEAAITHRQDGPFGMLVASSSAEQQPEQGMASAPGTKVSKAAAKVAKVKPAPSLIGGVEPVHQVLDLLGHQRTELHYAEAEYVKPHFSNLLLLPGQYLKVSDPAGRESRYYGPEGLPLADPASLLDLGKTLSGGPLKGVDTWAMSVPGDTAVLEVVSKRLPTDKLGLPTEKLGGLGVTVDKVARGFSKKELAAKEKPRTESVCKRDDKSDAVCFQSEYPKEFEHAKPVARLLINGVELCTAWRIGANNRMLTNQHCIASQRDVSNTEVWFNYQCEVCGGSKSVPVTKVYGDQFLATDDKLDFSLFTVDDFEAIQPFGYLEFDDRRPDAGEEIYIPQHPGGNAKQIAMTSDVDRGANCKVDDPNFEGYGPGTDVSYFCDTEGGSSGSPVLSRRTHKVVALHHFGGCPNSGVRVDLIQKKLAGKL; this is translated from the coding sequence GTGGCGGTACTCATGGGGGTGGCGATGGTGATCGTCGCCGGAGGGGTCGCGGAGGCGGCGATCACGCACCGACAGGACGGCCCCTTCGGGATGCTGGTCGCCTCCTCGAGTGCGGAGCAGCAGCCTGAGCAGGGAATGGCGAGCGCGCCCGGCACGAAGGTGTCGAAGGCCGCCGCGAAGGTGGCCAAGGTCAAGCCGGCGCCGTCGCTGATCGGCGGGGTGGAGCCGGTGCACCAGGTGCTCGACCTGCTCGGACACCAGCGGACCGAGCTGCACTACGCGGAGGCGGAGTACGTGAAGCCGCACTTCAGCAACCTGTTGCTGCTCCCGGGGCAGTACCTGAAGGTGAGCGACCCGGCGGGCAGGGAGAGCCGGTACTACGGCCCGGAGGGCCTGCCGCTGGCCGACCCGGCGAGCCTGCTCGACCTGGGCAAGACCCTGTCCGGTGGCCCGCTGAAGGGCGTGGACACCTGGGCCATGTCCGTGCCGGGCGACACGGCGGTCCTGGAGGTCGTGAGCAAGCGACTGCCCACCGACAAGCTGGGGCTGCCGACCGAGAAGCTCGGCGGCCTCGGCGTCACCGTCGACAAGGTCGCCCGGGGCTTCAGCAAGAAGGAGCTCGCCGCCAAGGAGAAGCCGCGCACCGAGAGCGTGTGCAAGCGGGATGACAAGTCCGACGCGGTGTGCTTCCAGTCGGAGTACCCGAAGGAGTTCGAGCACGCCAAGCCCGTCGCCCGGCTCCTGATCAACGGGGTGGAGCTGTGCACCGCGTGGCGGATCGGCGCGAACAACCGGATGCTCACCAACCAGCACTGCATCGCCAGCCAGCGCGACGTGTCCAACACCGAGGTCTGGTTCAACTACCAGTGTGAGGTGTGCGGCGGGTCGAAGTCCGTGCCGGTGACCAAGGTGTACGGCGACCAGTTCCTCGCCACCGACGACAAGCTGGACTTCAGCCTGTTCACGGTGGACGACTTCGAGGCGATCCAGCCGTTCGGCTACCTGGAGTTCGACGACCGGCGGCCCGACGCCGGCGAGGAGATCTACATCCCGCAGCACCCGGGCGGCAACGCCAAGCAGATCGCGATGACCAGCGACGTGGACCGCGGCGCCAACTGCAAGGTCGACGACCCCAACTTCGAGGGGTACGGCCCCGGCACCGACGTCTCGTACTTCTGCGACACCGAGGGCGGCTCGTCCGGCTCCCCGGTCCTGTCGCGCCGGACGCACAAGGTCGTCGCCCTGCACCACTTCGGCGGCTGCCCCAACTCGGGCGTCCGGGTCGATCTGATCCAGAAGAAGCTCGCCGGCAAGCTTTAA
- a CDS encoding ABC transporter ATP-binding protein codes for MATVSYRSATRIYPGTPRPAVDSLNLEIGDGEFLVLVGPSGCGKSTSLRMLAGLEDVDKGGIFIDEREVTHLAPKSRDIAMVFQNYALYPHMTVYENMAFALKLRKTSKDEIQRRVKEAAALLQLEEYLDRKPKALSGGQRQRVAMGRAIVREPQVFLMDEPLSNLDAKLRVQTRSQIAALQKKLDITTVYVTHDQVEAMTMGHRVAVMLDGVLQQVDTPRNLYDAPANVFVAGFIGSPAMNIKTVRLTEGGGQFGSMIIPISREQVAKVNNGHVTIGFRPEDVDLVGAHDGGLPVLVDLVEELGSDAYVYGHAEVDGKQERFTVRTDGRSAPRLGDTVYVKTRGAHHHVFDAQSGLRIA; via the coding sequence ATGGCCACAGTCAGTTACAGGTCCGCCACTCGGATCTACCCCGGTACCCCCCGCCCCGCCGTCGACTCCCTGAACCTCGAGATCGGGGACGGCGAGTTCCTGGTCCTCGTGGGCCCCTCGGGTTGCGGCAAGTCGACCAGCCTGCGGATGCTCGCCGGCCTCGAGGATGTCGACAAGGGTGGCATCTTCATCGACGAGCGCGAGGTCACGCACCTCGCCCCGAAGTCCCGCGACATCGCGATGGTCTTCCAGAACTACGCGCTGTACCCGCACATGACGGTGTACGAGAACATGGCGTTCGCCCTCAAGCTCCGTAAGACCTCCAAGGACGAGATCCAGCGGCGGGTCAAGGAGGCGGCGGCGCTCCTGCAGCTCGAGGAGTACCTGGACCGCAAGCCCAAGGCCCTCTCCGGCGGTCAGCGCCAGCGGGTCGCCATGGGCCGGGCCATCGTGCGGGAGCCGCAGGTCTTCCTCATGGATGAGCCGCTGTCGAACCTCGACGCCAAGCTCCGGGTCCAGACCCGCTCGCAGATCGCGGCGCTGCAGAAGAAGCTCGACATCACCACCGTGTACGTGACGCACGACCAGGTCGAGGCCATGACCATGGGCCACCGGGTCGCCGTCATGCTCGACGGCGTCCTCCAGCAGGTGGACACCCCGCGCAACCTGTACGACGCGCCCGCCAACGTGTTCGTCGCCGGCTTCATCGGCTCGCCGGCCATGAACATCAAGACGGTGCGGCTGACCGAGGGCGGGGGCCAGTTCGGCTCGATGATCATCCCGATCAGCCGCGAGCAGGTCGCCAAGGTCAACAACGGGCACGTGACCATCGGCTTCCGCCCCGAGGACGTCGACCTGGTCGGCGCGCACGACGGCGGCCTGCCGGTGCTCGTGGACCTGGTGGAGGAGCTCGGCTCGGACGCCTACGTCTACGGGCACGCCGAGGTCGACGGCAAGCAGGAGCGGTTCACGGTCCGCACGGACGGTCGGAGCGCCCCGCGGCTCGGTGACACGGTGTACGTGAAGACCCGTGGCGCGCACCACCACGTGTTCGACGCCCAGTCCGGGCTGCGGATCGCGTAA
- a CDS encoding NAD-binding protein: MSPVLPRRVQRRHFVVCGDNPLAFRLAEELTKKYGENVTVILRSKRDNHGPDISRLPGVRIVESTRLDEDTFRAAGLPEARALALVQHGDVENIHAALRAQDLHPGLRLVVRMSSMSLGRRMHELFDDCTALSDATIAAPAFVVAALNDPTLSVVRLPGQTLRVAHRDSVPEDQVLCTLTDPTETPSPLLPEGERSTDLVLALATGVPEEAAPAPPKRRAPAKMLWDVLRFRKLWIAAAVGLSLMAVVSTVWSELTGKSWLTSAYEMMMTSAGSGQVDQNLHGPERVVQVVVTLAGLVILVPVATALAVEFVVNTRLAIALNKPRTSHSGHVVVIGLGNVGTRVVRQLHDLGVDVVAVESNEKAVGVPVVRSLGLEVIVGDASRRETLLAAGVDTCRALVTITSDDATNLDAGLLGKELQPDLWVALRLFDGDLAHRVEKHLGITRSRSVSYLAAPAFAAAMIDRKAIQTIPVGRRVLLVAELPLAPGSELVGARLSAAHDSGEVRVIGMRNGGRTGYRPSADHVLGPGDRITVVATRAGLGRLLPRTTGQSPG, translated from the coding sequence ATGTCCCCTGTGCTCCCTCGGCGCGTGCAACGCCGGCATTTCGTCGTCTGTGGGGACAATCCGCTCGCGTTCCGGCTGGCGGAGGAGCTGACGAAGAAGTACGGGGAGAACGTCACCGTCATCCTCAGGTCCAAACGGGACAATCACGGGCCCGACATCTCCCGGCTGCCGGGGGTGCGGATCGTGGAGTCCACCCGGCTCGACGAGGACACGTTCCGGGCGGCGGGGCTGCCGGAGGCTCGGGCGTTGGCGCTCGTGCAGCACGGGGACGTCGAGAATATCCACGCCGCCCTGCGCGCCCAGGATCTGCACCCGGGGCTGCGGCTGGTGGTCCGGATGTCGAGTATGAGCCTCGGGCGGCGGATGCACGAGCTGTTCGACGACTGCACGGCGCTGTCGGACGCGACGATCGCCGCCCCGGCGTTCGTGGTGGCGGCCCTCAACGACCCGACGCTGAGCGTGGTCCGGCTGCCCGGCCAGACGCTGCGGGTCGCGCACCGCGACTCGGTGCCCGAGGACCAGGTGCTGTGCACGCTCACCGACCCGACCGAGACGCCGTCGCCGCTGCTGCCGGAGGGGGAGCGGAGTACCGACCTGGTGCTCGCGCTCGCGACCGGCGTGCCGGAGGAGGCCGCGCCGGCCCCGCCGAAGCGGCGCGCGCCGGCCAAGATGCTGTGGGACGTGCTGCGGTTCCGGAAGCTGTGGATCGCGGCGGCCGTGGGGCTGAGCCTGATGGCTGTCGTGTCGACGGTGTGGTCGGAGCTGACCGGAAAGTCCTGGCTGACGTCGGCGTACGAGATGATGATGACCTCCGCCGGCTCCGGCCAGGTCGACCAGAACCTGCACGGGCCCGAACGGGTGGTACAGGTCGTGGTCACCCTCGCCGGCCTGGTGATCCTGGTGCCGGTGGCCACGGCGCTGGCTGTCGAGTTCGTGGTGAACACCCGGCTGGCGATCGCGTTGAACAAGCCCCGGACCTCGCACTCCGGACACGTGGTCGTCATCGGGCTGGGGAATGTCGGCACCCGGGTGGTCCGGCAGCTGCACGACCTGGGCGTGGACGTGGTGGCCGTCGAGAGCAACGAGAAGGCCGTCGGGGTGCCGGTGGTCCGGTCGCTCGGCCTCGAGGTGATCGTCGGGGACGCCAGCCGGCGGGAGACGCTGCTCGCCGCCGGGGTGGACACCTGCCGGGCGCTGGTGACGATCACGAGCGACGACGCGACGAACCTGGACGCCGGCCTGCTCGGCAAGGAGCTGCAGCCGGACCTGTGGGTGGCGCTGCGGCTGTTCGACGGGGACCTGGCGCACCGGGTGGAGAAGCATCTGGGGATCACCCGGTCCCGGAGCGTGTCGTACCTGGCGGCGCCGGCGTTCGCCGCCGCGATGATCGACCGGAAGGCGATCCAGACGATCCCGGTCGGCCGGCGGGTGCTGTTGGTGGCGGAGCTGCCGCTGGCGCCCGGGTCGGAGCTGGTCGGGGCCAGGTTGAGTGCCGCGCACGACTCGGGCGAGGTGCGGGTGATCGGGATGCGCAACGGCGGGCGGACGGGGTATCGGCCGTCGGCCGACCATGTGCTCGGGCCGGGGGACCGGATCACGGTGGTGGCGACCAGGGCCGGGCTGGGGCGGCTGCTGCCGAGGACGACAGGGCAGTCCCCGGGCTGA
- a CDS encoding phosphatase PAP2 family protein, whose protein sequence is MRIPLATVRPGWWLDAACLAVLLALTTALAQGAGWLLDLDLAVRDAADASRPDWAAWVLGQVFNRLGGGTPLMVLCLLIALWRGWRGNGLLNIWPPMTVVAGYLLTGLAIKPLKVWSHRLPPRDPANDPAFFAAPHPGFSGGPANESFPSGHMVNTFVWYTILVILLSPWLSRRWRRVVRVVPVVVVTFTTVYLGYHWVTDSAAGILIGVLLSRLINRVDWAALPGWPHPRG, encoded by the coding sequence ATGCGAATTCCCCTGGCCACGGTACGGCCAGGCTGGTGGCTCGATGCCGCCTGCCTGGCCGTTCTGCTTGCCCTGACCACGGCGCTCGCCCAGGGCGCCGGCTGGCTGCTCGACCTGGACCTGGCGGTGCGCGACGCGGCGGACGCTAGCCGGCCGGACTGGGCCGCCTGGGTGCTGGGCCAGGTGTTCAACCGGCTCGGCGGCGGTACCCCGTTGATGGTGTTGTGCCTGCTCATCGCGCTGTGGCGCGGCTGGCGGGGCAACGGCCTGCTCAACATCTGGCCGCCGATGACCGTGGTCGCCGGCTACCTGCTCACCGGGCTGGCGATCAAGCCGCTCAAGGTGTGGTCGCACCGGCTGCCGCCGCGCGACCCGGCCAACGACCCGGCCTTCTTCGCGGCTCCGCACCCCGGGTTCTCCGGGGGGCCGGCCAACGAGTCGTTCCCGTCGGGGCACATGGTCAACACGTTCGTCTGGTACACGATCCTGGTGATCCTGCTCTCGCCGTGGCTGAGCCGGCGGTGGCGGCGGGTGGTGCGGGTGGTGCCGGTGGTCGTGGTCACGTTCACCACGGTCTACCTGGGGTACCACTGGGTCACCGACTCCGCCGCCGGCATCCTGATCGGCGTGCTGCTGTCCCGGCTGATCAACCGGGTGGACTGGGCGGCCCTCCCCGGATGGCCCCACCCGCGCGGGTGA
- a CDS encoding NAD-dependent epimerase/dehydratase family protein, which translates to MNVLVTGGLGYLGRAVTLDLLAAGHQVAVLSRARTTLTLPGGATLVHGDVRDRGRMREVVAEGRFDAVCHLAALAHGRESFAQPLAYFDVNVGGTLNLLLALEAAKLPTKPRFVFASTNIVYGSIHSGALTEDMEPHPESPYAESKLAAERLVAAQGATGALAATSLRLFNLAGAVDGVPDTDKTRIIPNALRAASGESDRVTLNGNGSAVRDFVHVLDVATAFRLALEVTKPGQHGLYNIGSGTGSSMAEVVRVTKEVTGVDFTVEEMPPKPEPQLLVGDIKKASAGLNWAPTRSGLRRIVEDAWLAWRTR; encoded by the coding sequence GTGAACGTGTTGGTCACTGGAGGGCTCGGGTATCTCGGACGGGCTGTCACCCTTGATCTCCTCGCAGCCGGGCACCAGGTCGCCGTCCTCAGCCGGGCCCGAACCACCCTCACACTCCCTGGCGGCGCGACACTCGTCCACGGCGACGTCCGGGACCGGGGCCGGATGCGTGAGGTCGTGGCCGAGGGCCGGTTCGACGCCGTCTGCCATCTCGCGGCCCTCGCCCACGGCCGAGAGTCCTTCGCCCAGCCACTGGCCTACTTCGACGTCAACGTGGGCGGCACTCTGAACCTGTTGCTCGCCCTGGAGGCGGCGAAGCTCCCAACGAAGCCCCGCTTCGTGTTCGCCTCCACGAACATCGTCTACGGCTCGATCCACTCCGGCGCGCTCACCGAAGACATGGAGCCACACCCCGAAAGCCCGTACGCCGAGTCGAAGCTGGCCGCCGAGCGGCTCGTCGCGGCACAGGGCGCAACCGGTGCCCTCGCCGCTACGAGCCTGCGCCTGTTCAACTTGGCGGGAGCCGTTGACGGAGTCCCGGACACCGACAAAACCAGGATCATTCCGAACGCGCTGCGCGCCGCGTCCGGGGAGTCCGACCGGGTCACCCTCAACGGCAACGGGTCGGCGGTCCGGGACTTCGTGCACGTCCTGGACGTCGCCACGGCGTTCAGGCTGGCGCTGGAAGTGACGAAGCCGGGGCAGCACGGGCTGTACAACATCGGCAGTGGAACCGGGTCGAGCATGGCCGAGGTCGTGCGGGTCACGAAAGAGGTCACGGGCGTGGACTTCACGGTCGAAGAAATGCCGCCAAAACCCGAGCCCCAACTGCTGGTCGGCGACATCAAGAAGGCATCCGCCGGGCTCAACTGGGCCCCGACCAGGTCAGGGCTCCGGCGGATCGTCGAGGACGCCTGGCTCGCGTGGCGCACACGATGA
- a CDS encoding nitroreductase family protein — protein MTRSYPTVPAPHYDVPADEALARVEAFADLMSRRRTIRDFSTAPVPLDVIDAAIRVAATAPSGANVQPWRFVVVTDPEIKSRLRVAAEEEEVEFYTRRATQEWLDALAPLGTDTDKPFLEDAPALIVVFEVHKGPDTPRPYYVKESVGIAVGFLLAALHHAGLATLTHTPSPMRFLNEVLERPAEERAYVVIPVGYPTDDAEVPAITKKPLDEVRIIR, from the coding sequence ATGACGCGCAGCTACCCCACCGTCCCGGCCCCGCACTACGACGTGCCCGCCGACGAGGCCCTCGCCCGGGTCGAGGCGTTCGCGGACCTGATGTCCCGGCGCCGGACCATCCGCGACTTCTCCACCGCCCCCGTGCCCCTCGACGTGATCGACGCGGCGATCCGGGTCGCCGCGACCGCCCCGAGCGGCGCGAACGTGCAGCCGTGGCGGTTCGTGGTCGTCACCGATCCGGAGATCAAGTCCCGGCTGCGGGTCGCGGCCGAGGAGGAGGAGGTCGAGTTCTACACCCGGCGGGCCACCCAGGAATGGCTGGACGCGCTCGCGCCGCTCGGCACGGACACCGACAAGCCGTTCCTGGAGGACGCGCCGGCCCTGATCGTGGTGTTCGAGGTCCACAAGGGCCCCGACACGCCCCGGCCGTACTACGTGAAGGAGTCCGTCGGGATCGCGGTCGGTTTCCTGCTCGCGGCCCTGCACCACGCCGGCCTGGCGACCCTCACCCACACCCCCAGCCCGATGCGTTTCCTCAACGAGGTGTTGGAGCGCCCGGCGGAGGAGCGGGCGTACGTGGTCATCCCGGTGGGCTACCCGACGGACGACGCCGAGGTGCCCGCGATCACGAAGAAGCCCCTTGACGAGGTACGAATCATCCGATAA